In Planctomycetia bacterium, a single window of DNA contains:
- a CDS encoding NAD(P)-dependent oxidoreductase encodes MARILVTGANGFIGRHVSSALARTGVEVYACGRNVQSPQLTGVNWQTVDLLSREQVVKLVTDVAPQIVVHCAWYTEHGKYWAAPANADWVAASVFLAQEAYSRGASRFVGVGTGAEYAPDAASPFCELTSRIEPDTVYGLAKDTARRTIEALALSLGHSFVWTRVFMLYGDGEHPARLVSSLCRSFVKGETAKMSSGKALRDFMHVGDVGAAIAAVARSDVRGCVNIGSGDAAPIASIAKKLATLSGRPELLAIGALPDRPNEPAASFPDVSRLRDEVGFRPSVSLDDGLAAALDYWRSQENAAS; translated from the coding sequence ATGGCCCGTATCCTGGTCACCGGCGCTAACGGCTTCATCGGCCGCCATGTTTCGTCTGCATTGGCTCGCACTGGCGTCGAGGTCTACGCTTGTGGCCGCAACGTGCAGAGCCCGCAGTTAACCGGGGTCAATTGGCAGACGGTGGATCTGCTATCTCGTGAGCAGGTCGTCAAGCTCGTTACTGACGTGGCGCCGCAAATTGTGGTTCATTGCGCTTGGTACACTGAGCACGGCAAGTATTGGGCCGCGCCTGCGAATGCGGATTGGGTGGCAGCCTCGGTATTCCTGGCGCAGGAAGCTTATTCGCGCGGGGCATCGCGGTTTGTCGGCGTTGGGACAGGAGCGGAATACGCGCCCGACGCTGCATCACCGTTTTGCGAACTCACGTCACGTATTGAGCCTGACACGGTCTATGGGTTGGCCAAAGATACAGCACGGCGTACGATTGAGGCGTTGGCTTTATCTCTGGGGCACTCGTTCGTGTGGACGCGTGTATTTATGCTCTATGGGGATGGCGAACATCCGGCGCGGTTGGTGTCTTCTTTGTGCCGGTCGTTCGTCAAGGGTGAGACGGCCAAAATGTCGTCGGGAAAGGCGCTGCGCGACTTTATGCATGTGGGGGATGTAGGGGCGGCCATCGCTGCTGTAGCGCGGTCGGATGTGCGGGGGTGTGTCAACATTGGTTCGGGGGATGCGGCGCCGATTGCATCGATCGCGAAAAAACTGGCGACGTTGTCAGGGCGACCGGAACTGCTTGCGATTGGGGCATTGCCAGATCGCCCGAATGAGCCAGCCGCGTCATTTCCGGATGTGTCGAGGCTGCGGGATGAGGTGGGGTTTAGACCTTCGGTCAGTCTGGACGACGGGCTTGCCGCGGCGCTGGACTATTGGCGCAGCCAAGAAAACGCGGCCAGCTGA